The DNA sequence TTGACCATTCGACCGAGGCCTTCCTCGGCATATAAACGATCTTCATAGAACACTTGTTCTTTCTGAAGATGGGGGCGCACATGGACTTCGCGATGTTCATACACCCATCCCACCGCACTGCCCGTCCGCGGAATGATGGTGCCACGTTGAAGCACGCGTTTGGGCACGGCAGTCTCCAGAGCATGAAACCGAAAGCCGTCTTCTTCCGGCACATAGAGGAGAACCCCGGCGCGCTCCCATGGCACGACATCTTTGATCCGTTCCGTGCACGCTTGCCACAGACCGTCCATTCCGCGCTGTGAGTTCAGCACATTGGACACTTCAAGCAGAGCGTGATACCGACGATGAATCATCATCACCAAGGAGGAATGTAATGGGGGGTCTGCTGGGGCAGCTACATAAGCAATTTTCCTGCCTGGAAGGCGCTTCTCTATTTTGCTGGGGACACTGCGCGAATTTTAAGCGTACCGAGAATAGATTCGTCCGATTGGTTTTTGGAAGAAGATCCTGAACGGTCTCTCCAACACGACAACAATCTGCCGTCGTGCACAATATCAATGAGCGAATCGTGCAGAATCGCACACTCAGGGATGATGGAGCCCCATTGAGCATGAAGGGGGCTGGAGGGGAACCGAAAGGCGAGCTCGTCGGTTGCACCGCCTGGATGAACTTTAGCTGCGAATGCAGGTGCGGCGATGCAAGTACAGGGTCTTGCATCGCCGCTTCCCGCTGATGTCAACTGGTCCCCCGCGAGCACTGGAGTAAGGATGTTGTACCTGATGCACTCAATCGATCAAGGTGAGCTCGCAGGTGCGATTGGCAGTTTTCGTTGGCTCCTTGTCTGGACCACGCCAGACAAGCAGGGCCATACCGGTACCCTTATCGCTTTGGTCGTCTCCGTGGGAGTATGCTCCATCCGTGAAAACGCGAGTCTCTCCCACATCTGCCGCAGGCTCCACTATCCCGTTATGCATAACTCCTTCCTTGTTCAAAGAAGAACGCCAACGAAGATCCAAGGTCGGCCGTTGCGCGCCGCAGGCTTGGCGCTGTGCCGCTACTTGCTCGGCTTCGAGGCTGTTGAGCCGTTACCGCAACGCGGCGAGTTCCGCAGACACTTCACTGTCAGGCTGTTCCTTCATCACCATTCCTTTCATGGCACCAGTCTGTCGTTCGTCTTGGACAACCTATTGGCCCGCCGGTCCCGAGGCCGTACAGCCTTTGTCCGACACTCTTCTGCACCCCGTGACGATCTAGCGAGGAATCCACGAACAACCATTCCGCGTGGTGATTCTTCGAGACCCGCTTCGCTCCGGCTTCCCCAACGGCTCACAAGACGCCACACCGCTGAATCTGCGTCGTTCTGCCCAGCAGCTCCGTCGCTCCACCCAATATCTTCCAATGATCTGTTTGCATGTGCGCATCTACGTCTGCCTGAGTCGCCCACAACCCGACGAGACACAAGACCTGAGATTGCTCCACATCACGATAGACGTGGCTCGTGAGACACCCGGGTTCCTCACGTACCTGCCCTACGAGCAATCGCAATGTCTGCTCAAGTTCCCTACATTTGGTCGGTTGAGCTTCGATGGTGATGAGAAGCAGAACCATCAGATCCTCTTGATCCTCAGTCCCATCTCCCAATCCGCCGTGTGACCTCGTTGGTGAGCTGGGAGTCCAAATGCGTCACTTTTGCGGTGCTGCGGATACAGCACGAATAGGCCACTGACACCTGGGTGACAGGAACGGGTGCCCAAGGGCGATCGCGTGCAGATTCCGACGCTCCCCACCACGTGCAGTGCCTGGAGCTCCCGCGTGAAGCTCCGGGCTTACCCCATACGACGGCGCCACTCCGCGCTCTTTGACGAGCAAGCGGATGATCCCCCCTTCATCACCCGCCTGTCGGGCGCCTAATGCCCAGTTTGCGCATGCGCTTGCGGAGAGTGCTGGCCGGAAGGCCCAAGGCAGCGGCAGCCCCTGTGTGACCCTCGATCTTCCACTGTTTAACCTCCAATGCTCGGAGGATGTGCGCAGCTTCCGCTGCGGCGAGAGGCCGCACCGCCTGGCATTCTATCCTCGGCTCGTTGGACGCCGGCAACTGGTCCATCAAGCACAACGTCGGGCCCCGGCTATTGATCACTGCCCGTTCGATCACATTCCGAAGTTCGCGGACGTTGCCCGGCCATGCATAGGCCTGCAAGGTATCCATCACCCTGGTCGGCACGGTAGAAATGACTTTGCCGGCTTGCTGGGCACATTGCATGACAAAATAACGTACCAACAGCGGGATGTCTTCCCGGCGCTCTCTCAATGCAGGCACCGTGATCGGAAACACCGCCAATCGATAATAAAGATCGGACCGAAAGCGCCCGCAACGCATGTCGGCCTCCAGGTCTCGGTTGGTTGCGGCAATGACTCGGACGTCGACCCGAAGTGTCCGCGAGCTGCCTACTCGTTCGAATTCACCCTGCTGAAGCACACGGAGCAACTTGGCCTGCAGCTCCAACGGCAGGTCACCCATCTCATCCAGAAACAGCGTACCACCATGCGCAGCTTCGAAGCGCCCCACTCGTCGGGCCACGGC is a window from the Nitrospira sp. genome containing:
- a CDS encoding antibiotic biosynthesis monooxygenase, whose protein sequence is MVLLLITIEAQPTKCRELEQTLRLLVGQVREEPGCLTSHVYRDVEQSQVLCLVGLWATQADVDAHMQTDHWKILGGATELLGRTTQIQRCGVL
- a CDS encoding sigma 54-interacting transcriptional regulator — protein: LPWVFDKLHRGETVQLSHDGDAPAEAAGTNEEIRQCGMYSAVIIPLVVAGFTTRAIALATRRTESVWPNGVVQQIRLVGEIFANALSRAQAYELFQAATSQLSLLQASLHRNEPTPLDAVSEAACLPGMIGQSAVLRAVRFRMEQVAPSDTTVLLLGETGVGKELLARALHQQSRRSMRPFVTVNCAALSATLIESELFGHEKGAFTGAVARRVGRFEAAHGGTLFLDEMGDLPLELQAKLLRVLQQGEFERVGSSRTLRVDVRVIAATNRDLEADMRCGRFRSDLYYRLAVFPITVPALRERREDIPLLVRYFVMQCAQQAGKVISTVPTRVMDTLQAYAWPGNVRELRNVIERAVINSRGPTLCLMDQLPASNEPRIECQAVRPLAAAEAAHILRALEVKQWKIEGHTGAAAALGLPASTLRKRMRKLGIRRPTGG